GTTTGCATCACCGACTCCCAGATGGATTGGATCGCGGCCCGCTATCAGGATTGTCTCTGTCCTTCCTGTCTCGATCAGGTGGCGCAGGAGACCATCACTCGGCAGCCTGATCCAGCTTGATCATCGGCGAAAGAAAGGAAACACGATGCGGATCACCAAGGTCTATACAAAAACCGGCGACAAGGGGAAGACCAGACTGGCCGGTGGCCAGGAGGTGTGGAAGGACAGTCTCAGGGTTGAGGCCTATGGGACGATCGATGAGCTGAACGCAACGATTGGCGTGGTCCGCGCCCTGAATACCGAGGTGTCGGACAATCCTCCCGCCGATAATCCTTCCGCCAAGGAACGGCTGGAAGAGGAGCTGCGCTGGGTTCAGAACAAACTGTTCGATATCGGGAGCCTCTTGGCCACCGCGCCCGGTCAGACCTTCAAACACATGCCGCAGGTGACGGAACGGGATGTCGAGCGGCTCGAAAAGCTGATTGACCGATGTCAGGAGGACTTGGCACCGTTGAAAGAGTTTATCTTGCCTGGTGGCGGCAAGGTGTCCGCCTTTCTCCATCAGGCCAGAACCGTCTGCCGCCGAGCCGAACGGGTTTGTGTGGCTCTGTCGAAGGCCGAACCGGTTGATCCAGTCATTGTCACGTTCGTGAACCGGTTGAGCGATACCCTGTTCGTCCTGGCTCGTTGGGTCTCCAAGATGCAGGGAGAGCCGGAATTCCTGTGGGAGCGCCATGGGAGTGGCCAAGAGGGGTAAACGTCCATCGGCAAGGGCCGCAACAGGTCGCCTGATCCTAGTGCTGGGAGGCGCCTCGTCTGGCAAGAGCGAGGTGGCGCTCCGGCTGGCTGGGGATCGAGGCCCCCATGCCTTTCTCGCCACTGGCCAGGCGCTCGATGAAGAAATGGCTGAACGGATTGCTCGCCATCGGGCCTCTCGGTCAGCGGACTGGCACACCGTGGAGATCCTAAGGGACATTGAAGGCTGGCTTGCCACAGAAGGGCCGCACTATCACACGATTCTGCTCGATTGTCTCACGCTCTGGTTGAACAATCTTGTGATGGCCGGTGAAAAGGAATCTGGAATCCTCGATCGAACCGGCGCGCTTCTTCGGGCCATGAGGCGCACAAACGCCCGGATCGTAATGGTGAGCAATGAGCTGGGGCTGGGCCTGGTGCCGGCGGACCGGTCGTCGCGGGCATTTCGCGACCTGGCCGGGCGTGTCAATCAACAGATCGCCGCCGAGGCTGATGAGGTCTATCTGGTGATCAGTGGGCTTCCGCTCAAATTGAAATAGAACCGGCTGGAAAAGGGAGCTAATAGTGTCGATTCAGGACTTCTGTTGCCACATTCAACCGATCGACGGGGAATTGCTCAAGCTGGCGCAACGGCGGCTCGATCGGTTGACCAAGCCGCCTGGTAGTTTAGGGCGACTGGAAGAACTGGCTGCCTCCTATGTGGCGATAACCGGCACGCTCAAGCCCCAGGTTCCGCGGGGGGTGGTATTCACCCTGGCGGCGGATCACGGTGTGACAGTCGAGGGAGTCAGTGCCTATCCTAAGGAGGTGACGCCCCAGATGGTACGCAATTTCTTAGGGGGCGGCGCGGCTGTCAATGTGTTGGCCCGCCATGTCGGGGTTGAGGTGCGGGTCGTGGACATTGGAGTGGACCACGAGTGGGGGGCCATGCCAGGTCTCCTGAATCGAATGATCATGAAGGGGACTCGAAACTTCGTGTGTGAACCGGCCATGACGCGAGAGCAGGCGGAGCGAGCGGTCCTGACCGGCATCGAGTTGGCGATGGATGCGGGACGCGAAGGGATCGGATTGATCGGAGTCGGCGAGATGGGAATCGGTAACACGACCCCCAGCGCCGCGATCACCGCCGTCATGACGGGAAAGCCGGTTGAGCAAGTGACGGGCCATGGAACAGGCCTTGACGAGGCCGGTCGCGCGCGCAAGGTAGCCGTGATCCAACGGGCACTTGATCTTCATCGACCTGACCGAACGGACCCGCTCGATGTGTTGGCGAAGGTTGGTGGTTTGGAAATCGGTGGTTTGGCCGGCATCATCCTGGGAGCTTCGTCAGTTCGCGTGCCGGTGGTCCTCGATGGATTTATCACCGGTGCCGCGGCCTTGATCGCCGTGGCGCTGGCGCCTGCTTGTCGAGACTATCTGATCGCTTCTCATCAATCCGTTGAGCGTGGCCATCGGGTGATTCTTGAACATCTTGGCCTTCAGCCCTTGCTCGACCTTCACCTTCGGTTAGGTGAAGGAACCGGGGCCTGTTTGGGGATGGGGCTCGTCGGCGCGGCGATCAAGATCTATACGGAGATGGCCACGTTTGATGAGGCTGGGGTTTCCGACCGGTCGTCTGCGGGGTGACGTGGGGGTGCATCCGCTGAATCTTTTTTGAGGAGCCGGTCCGGCCAGGGCGAGGGCAAAGGGTAAAGGAATGACGGTTTGGGGCTGGACGCTCATCGCCACAGGGGAGGTCATCGTCACCCGACCGTCCTCCGCCGGTGACCGGCCTGGTGACCGGCCATGGAGCAGGTGAACCGCTCGTTTCTCCTTGCGTGGCATTTTCTCACGGCCATTCCGTTGAGCCGGACCCACCATGAGCCGACCGCCCAGGAATTGGCCTCGTCGATGGCATGGTATCCCGTCGTCGGGTTCATCATCGGTGGCGGGCTGGTCGGGGTGGATCTGCTTCTGAGCCAGGTCTGTGAGCCGCCGGTTGTCAACGCCATGGTGCTGGTGGGACTCGTTCTGCTGACACGTGGGCTCCATCAGGATGGCTTGGCGGACACGGTGGATGGATTGATCGGGGGGCATGACCGGGAAGCACGGCTGCGGATCATGAAAGATCCGGCGATTGGGGCAATGGGCGCGACAGCCCTATGTCTGTCGCTGATCGTCCGCTATGCGGGACTCATGGCCTTACCCCAGGAGTTGGGGGCTGCCGCCCTTGTGACCATGCCGGCGGTTGGGCGGTGGTCGATGGTGCTGCTCGTGCGCCTGTCTCCTCCAGCCAGACCCGAAGGAAGCGTGGCAGCTCCCTTTCTCACCTATGTGTCGTGGGGGCATGTGGCGACGGCAACCGCTGTCTTGCTGATCGGATTGGGTATCGGTCTTGGCGGAGTCGGTGCCTGTGCGGCGGTTGTAGGGGGAACGGCGGTGGTGCTTGTGGTTCGTCAGTGGTTCCGTCACATGATCGGCGGCGTGACAGGCGATACCTTGGGAGCAACCAAC
This sequence is a window from Candidatus Nitrospira inopinata. Protein-coding genes within it:
- a CDS encoding cysteine-rich CWC family protein translates to MRGPIQKTCEHCGEPFQCQGYRCWCESVCITDSQMDWIAARYQDCLCPSCLDQVAQETITRQPDPA
- a CDS encoding cob(I)yrinic acid a,c-diamide adenosyltransferase, whose product is MRITKVYTKTGDKGKTRLAGGQEVWKDSLRVEAYGTIDELNATIGVVRALNTEVSDNPPADNPSAKERLEEELRWVQNKLFDIGSLLATAPGQTFKHMPQVTERDVERLEKLIDRCQEDLAPLKEFILPGGGKVSAFLHQARTVCRRAERVCVALSKAEPVDPVIVTFVNRLSDTLFVLARWVSKMQGEPEFLWERHGSGQEG
- the cobU gene encoding bifunctional adenosylcobinamide kinase/adenosylcobinamide-phosphate guanylyltransferase, whose product is MGVAKRGKRPSARAATGRLILVLGGASSGKSEVALRLAGDRGPHAFLATGQALDEEMAERIARHRASRSADWHTVEILRDIEGWLATEGPHYHTILLDCLTLWLNNLVMAGEKESGILDRTGALLRAMRRTNARIVMVSNELGLGLVPADRSSRAFRDLAGRVNQQIAAEADEVYLVISGLPLKLK
- the cobT gene encoding nicotinate-nucleotide--dimethylbenzimidazole phosphoribosyltransferase, with the protein product MVSIQDFCCHIQPIDGELLKLAQRRLDRLTKPPGSLGRLEELAASYVAITGTLKPQVPRGVVFTLAADHGVTVEGVSAYPKEVTPQMVRNFLGGGAAVNVLARHVGVEVRVVDIGVDHEWGAMPGLLNRMIMKGTRNFVCEPAMTREQAERAVLTGIELAMDAGREGIGLIGVGEMGIGNTTPSAAITAVMTGKPVEQVTGHGTGLDEAGRARKVAVIQRALDLHRPDRTDPLDVLAKVGGLEIGGLAGIILGASSVRVPVVLDGFITGAAALIAVALAPACRDYLIASHQSVERGHRVILEHLGLQPLLDLHLRLGEGTGACLGMGLVGAAIKIYTEMATFDEAGVSDRSSAG
- the cobS gene encoding adenosylcobinamide-GDP ribazoletransferase, with amino-acid sequence MEQVNRSFLLAWHFLTAIPLSRTHHEPTAQELASSMAWYPVVGFIIGGGLVGVDLLLSQVCEPPVVNAMVLVGLVLLTRGLHQDGLADTVDGLIGGHDREARLRIMKDPAIGAMGATALCLSLIVRYAGLMALPQELGAAALVTMPAVGRWSMVLLVRLSPPARPEGSVAAPFLTYVSWGHVATATAVLLIGLGIGLGGVGACAAVVGGTAVVLVVRQWFRHMIGGVTGDTLGATNELVEILFLLFVPLLLRLS